The Thermoplasmatales archaeon nucleotide sequence TCCTGTTGTTGCTAATCCAAGAGCAAGTATTCTTGAATATGATAGCCAGTCGCCCATAAACCCTGTTATATCAAAAAATCCCATCGGTCCTTTTCTCTTGAATATAAAAATCAAGCCAATTATAGTAAAAATAATGGCAAGGTATAGTATCGCTCCTTCTATTTCCCATAAATGAAGAATTCTCTCACCTATAAGCAATCCCGCCCCAATTTCAAGAAGAATAAAAGATATATGCTCTTCAAAAATTTTATTTTTTCTCCCTCTTATTATGTTTTGATAGATTCCTAAAATTATGCCCAAATTAAGATGTATTAATCCTATTATTAAAGTTATTGACAAAATAAGGATGGGTTTGTGAATTGCATCAATTGGTAATTCTATTCCAAAAATATTTGCGCTGTAAAGCAATTTAGTTGTATCTTTATATATATAGCGGGATATAAAATCTCCAAAAAAGCTATTAAATATTAAACCCGTTATTATATTTCCTAATCCTACTATGGTCCCAACAATTGCCCAGCTCCTTATGGCTTCGCTTTTTTTAAATTTTATATATGCAAAAATAGAAAACAAGAATATAACAAGCCCGTAGCCTGCGTCGCCCAACATTAGGGAAAAGAACATTACGATTGATATCCCTATAAAAATGGTTGGATTTATTTCATTATATCTTGGTGTCGCAAAAAATTCGAGAAGCATCTCAAAAGTTTTTGCCCATCTTGGATTTTTAAGATGAACCGGTGGTTTTTCACTATCTCTGCTAACTTTTTCTATTTTTAAGTAAGAATTTCCATCTGTTACTTCCTCAACAATTTTCTCGATTTTTTCTGCATTCTCAGATAAACACCATCCTTCAATGAGATATGTATAGTTTGTCTTCCAGAATTTTTCATATATCTCTTTCCTCTCTTTTTCAATTTGCATTTCTTCTTTTATTGCAAGTAAATCAATTCTTCTTTCTTTATAAAGATTTGATAACCACTCTTCAATTTCTTTCTTTTCCCTCTTTTTTTCCTGAATTTCATTTCTTACTTTTTTTATAACTTCAGAAACCCTTCCTTCACCTTCAATATGTATTTCCTCAAAGTTTTTAATCTGAGAAATTTCTTTTTCAAGAGAGGAATGAGCAACTATAATCGCAACCCAAAGATTTTCC carries:
- a CDS encoding V-type ATP synthase subunit I produces the protein MNKVTIMIQRKDSNSLVKKLHEEGLLEIERINELDISEERMHPDVEIFAKYELRISRIIDILKNYHKEKRRFFSTDFEKKKVKSKSEEEKIKEAEEILSEIENEVLTKENEIKYLDAKISELEEKLKKLEYLSIFDIDISWLKKTKYTIVRCGLCTDIEALKINDEIYFEYKKIGKKKENLWVAIIVAHSSLEKEISQIKNFEEIHIEGEGRVSEVIKKVRNEIQEKKREKKEIEEWLSNLYKERRIDLLAIKEEMQIEKERKEIYEKFWKTNYTYLIEGWCLSENAEKIEKIVEEVTDGNSYLKIEKVSRDSEKPPVHLKNPRWAKTFEMLLEFFATPRYNEINPTIFIGISIVMFFSLMLGDAGYGLVIFLFSIFAYIKFKKSEAIRSWAIVGTIVGLGNIITGLIFNSFFGDFISRYIYKDTTKLLYSANIFGIELPIDAIHKPILILSITLIIGLIHLNLGIILGIYQNIIRGRKNKIFEEHISFILLEIGAGLLIGERILHLWEIEGAILYLAIIFTIIGLIFIFKRKGPMGFFDITGFMGDWLSYSRILALGLATTGMAMTINIFGEIIPTIIPFVGFILTPIVLIIAHFANIILQSLGAGIHSLRLQYVEFFNRFYEGGGKKFIPFRIKRKYTEEIK